One window from the genome of Gemmatimonadota bacterium encodes:
- a CDS encoding DASS family sodium-coupled anion symporter has protein sequence MNTLLRWAAVLATLAAILAAGTPTGVPPEAWRLFAIFAATIVGSILRPVPAGAIVFLGVVTIAVTGALPPAKALGGYSEPLVWLVLAAFFLSRGVLKTGLGRRIAYVFIRAIGKSSLGLVYALAGTDVLLATFLPSNSARAGGIIFPITRSLAEAYDSHPGPTARRLGAFLLFAVYQCDVIACAAFLTGQVSNVLAAKFAHDIAHVDLSWGTWALGASVPAIIALLFLPWLLFKLYPPEITSTPDATRIANDELIRLGAMKRDEKVMLAIFAIVAGLWLTSAWHHLDYTVVALVGVSALFLTNVLTWDDIIGERAAWDVFLWYGGLVRMAAALGETGLTTRFAQASAAYTTGWHWPAALAALLAIYVFAHYGFASITAHISAMFTPFLVVLLAAGAPPLLSVILLAYFSNLGAATTHFGTTTSPIYFGAGYLSQKDWWRLGFISLIVTLSIFSVFGLLWWRLLGWI, from the coding sequence ATGAACACCCTCCTCCGATGGGCTGCCGTCCTCGCCACCCTCGCGGCTATCCTCGCCGCAGGCACCCCCACCGGAGTGCCCCCCGAAGCCTGGCGACTCTTCGCCATCTTCGCCGCTACCATCGTCGGATCCATCCTCCGCCCAGTTCCGGCCGGCGCCATCGTCTTCCTCGGCGTCGTGACCATCGCCGTCACGGGCGCCCTCCCCCCCGCAAAAGCACTCGGCGGATACTCCGAACCCCTCGTCTGGCTCGTTCTCGCCGCCTTCTTTCTGAGCCGTGGCGTCCTCAAAACCGGGCTCGGACGCCGCATCGCCTACGTCTTCATTCGCGCTATCGGCAAAAGCTCGCTCGGACTCGTCTACGCCCTCGCCGGCACCGACGTCCTCCTCGCCACCTTCCTCCCCTCCAACTCCGCGCGCGCCGGTGGGATCATCTTCCCCATCACCCGCTCGCTCGCCGAAGCGTACGACTCGCACCCGGGCCCCACCGCACGACGCCTCGGCGCCTTCCTCCTCTTCGCCGTCTATCAGTGCGATGTTATCGCCTGCGCCGCCTTCCTCACCGGCCAGGTCTCCAACGTCCTCGCCGCCAAGTTCGCGCACGACATTGCGCACGTGGATCTCTCGTGGGGCACATGGGCACTCGGCGCATCCGTACCCGCCATCATCGCGCTGCTCTTCCTCCCCTGGCTCCTCTTCAAGCTCTATCCCCCCGAAATCACCAGCACTCCAGACGCCACGCGCATCGCCAACGACGAACTCATTCGACTCGGCGCCATGAAGCGCGACGAAAAAGTGATGCTCGCCATCTTCGCGATTGTCGCCGGTCTTTGGCTCACCTCTGCCTGGCATCATCTCGACTACACCGTCGTCGCACTCGTCGGCGTGAGCGCGCTCTTTCTCACTAACGTCCTCACCTGGGACGACATCATCGGTGAACGTGCCGCTTGGGATGTCTTTCTCTGGTACGGTGGCCTCGTACGCATGGCCGCCGCACTCGGCGAAACAGGACTCACCACGCGCTTCGCACAGGCCTCCGCCGCCTACACCACCGGCTGGCACTGGCCCGCCGCGCTCGCCGCACTCCTCGCCATTTACGTCTTTGCGCACTACGGCTTCGCGAGTATCACCGCACACATCTCGGCCATGTTCACACCTTTTCTTGTCGTTCTGCTTGCCGCCGGTGCGCCACCGCTCCTCTCCGTTATTCTCCTCGCCTATTTCTCCAACCTCGGTGCCGCTACCACGCACTTTGGCACCACCACCTCCCCCATCTACTTCGGCGCCGGCTACCTCAGCCAAAAAGATTGGTGGCGCCTCGGGTTCATCTCCCTCATCGTCACGCTCAGCATCTTTTCGGTGTTTGGGCTACTCTGGTGGCGATTGCTTGGCTGGATATGA
- a CDS encoding carboxypeptidase regulatory-like domain-containing protein, with protein sequence MKRTFFALCSALALLGLPIAARAQVGSTTDIITGKVNGPNGEPIAGARVEVTSIELGTMRGRTTNDKGQFTLLFPDGGGQYRVAVKAIGYAPFAVNLTRQADEDRFVVEAKLSKSVSQLQQVTVRGAQNNQGQNDRPTAGSTERSLTAEQLFRLPIDASDPTAIAGLAPGVVTLGGTDSTSSAFSVAGQRTDQNQITLDGLSFGTGGVPSEAVRNTRVITNTYDVTRGQFTGGQVASTTRGGTNNVVGSVGFVTNEPSLEFPDTSSTSFNQKFTSNQLSFGLGGPYVPDAYFWFGSASWNARSQGLQSLLSANEQILLRNNTSPDSADRFLGLLNRYGIPSTTLLVPNAQNTDRITALTRQDFALGDLHTLTLRGDWNWQRQGATRMGALTVPAHGGSTRSLGGGLMASLSSTFDNGIINEARLYANESTSEQRPFLVMPQGVVRVSSLLSDGALGISSLQFGGNSGLPSDNTTKQIEFSNEVSYLRSTGGHRPKLGVLFNVSTFDQTASNNQFGSFTFNSLADFASNVPSQYTRTLEPSRREGDAINAAVYIGDAWRYSRALQFTYGVRAEGTRFDGRPKYNPDIETLFGRRTDNFPSEVHVSPRIGFTWTSNIPAPRDTTRRDGQPGAEGQQQGGGGGGGRGGFGGGGGGGRGGGGGGGGAGGPGGGMFAGLSSWVVRGGIGEFRGKAPTGLFTSALGATGLSGAESQLVCIGPATPVPSWTDYLANPSNIPTSCADGTNQAQSIFSQQRPNVTTFAPDFGAPRSWRASMGVQHHLFGRYTGSLDANYAYGMNLYGVSDMNLKATPQFSLTAEGGRPVYVSPFAIISTTGALQSLNSRNAPQYGSVYNVFSGLKSRTEQLVASINGFNTWGMQVSLSYTWSRSTDQSSFSGGSAAAGFTSPTTAGNPNLIEWSTSDLQRQHTIVSTVTWPVSPSVELTGVLRFSSGQPYTPRISGDINGDGSRNDRAYIFDPLHTADTAVANGMARLLTNAPSRITRCLRSQLGEIADRNSCTAGWFPSLSGQVNWRPDALGLKRNLMISISFVNPLAGLDLLTHGQDHLQGWGQPNRIDSNLLYVTGFDPITQNFKYQVNERFGDQRSTSQVIQQPFQVSLTARYTIGPDRQREMMLAAQNVARGGRGGRGGDPNAPGGMYAGMVRRYAPNIFKEILDRADTLKLGLTDTQKSLLKVLSDSLAKQIDTLSAHLADRVTKAGANVEQQAMLAFLRPVLTEAQDLGAKSVREAQVILTKEQWAKLPERIRNPATVFGPGGPGGRGGGPPGGRP encoded by the coding sequence ATGAAGCGGACTTTTTTTGCCCTGTGCAGCGCTTTGGCGCTCCTTGGTTTGCCCATTGCGGCTCGTGCTCAGGTCGGTTCCACCACCGACATCATTACCGGTAAGGTCAACGGACCGAACGGCGAACCCATCGCCGGCGCCCGCGTGGAGGTCACCTCCATCGAACTCGGCACCATGCGTGGCCGCACCACCAACGACAAAGGGCAGTTCACACTGCTCTTTCCTGACGGTGGCGGCCAATACCGCGTCGCGGTCAAAGCCATCGGCTACGCCCCCTTCGCCGTAAACCTCACGCGACAGGCCGACGAAGACCGCTTCGTCGTCGAAGCCAAGCTCTCCAAGAGCGTCTCCCAGCTTCAGCAAGTGACGGTGCGCGGCGCACAGAACAATCAGGGGCAAAACGATCGCCCCACCGCCGGCAGCACCGAACGCAGCCTCACCGCCGAACAACTCTTTCGCTTGCCGATTGACGCGAGTGATCCCACGGCCATCGCTGGCCTCGCGCCTGGTGTTGTCACCCTCGGCGGCACCGATTCCACCTCGTCGGCTTTTTCCGTGGCCGGTCAGCGCACGGACCAAAACCAGATCACGCTTGACGGCCTGAGCTTTGGCACCGGTGGCGTTCCGTCGGAAGCCGTTCGCAACACGCGCGTCATCACGAACACCTACGACGTCACCCGCGGTCAGTTCACCGGCGGTCAAGTCGCCAGCACCACGCGCGGCGGCACCAACAATGTGGTCGGCTCCGTCGGCTTCGTCACCAACGAGCCGTCACTCGAGTTCCCAGACACATCATCCACGAGCTTCAATCAAAAATTCACCTCCAACCAGTTGAGCTTCGGCCTTGGCGGTCCGTATGTGCCGGACGCGTACTTCTGGTTCGGCTCCGCGTCGTGGAACGCGCGCTCCCAGGGGCTACAGTCGCTCCTCAGCGCCAACGAGCAGATCCTACTCCGCAATAACACCTCGCCCGACTCCGCCGATCGCTTTCTCGGATTGCTCAACCGCTACGGTATTCCCTCTACCACGCTCCTCGTCCCCAACGCGCAGAACACCGATCGCATTACCGCGCTCACGCGTCAGGATTTTGCACTCGGCGATCTGCACACGCTCACCCTGCGTGGCGACTGGAACTGGCAGCGTCAGGGCGCCACGCGCATGGGCGCACTCACCGTCCCCGCGCACGGCGGGAGCACGCGCTCGCTCGGCGGTGGCCTCATGGCCTCGCTCAGCTCCACGTTCGACAATGGCATTATCAACGAAGCGCGCCTGTACGCCAACGAAAGCACCAGCGAACAGCGCCCCTTCCTCGTGATGCCGCAAGGCGTCGTGCGCGTCTCGTCGCTCCTCTCCGACGGCGCGCTCGGCATCAGCAGCCTGCAGTTCGGCGGTAACAGCGGACTCCCCTCCGATAACACCACCAAGCAAATCGAATTCAGCAACGAAGTTTCATACCTTCGTTCGACGGGCGGCCATCGCCCCAAGCTTGGCGTGCTGTTCAATGTCAGCACCTTCGATCAAACCGCTTCAAACAATCAGTTCGGTTCCTTCACGTTCAACTCGCTCGCTGACTTCGCCTCGAATGTTCCGTCGCAGTACACGCGCACGCTCGAGCCGAGCCGCCGCGAAGGCGATGCCATCAACGCCGCCGTCTACATCGGCGACGCGTGGCGCTATAGCCGTGCGTTGCAGTTCACCTACGGCGTGCGCGCCGAGGGCACGCGCTTCGACGGCCGCCCCAAGTACAACCCAGACATCGAAACGCTATTTGGCCGTCGTACCGACAACTTCCCGTCTGAAGTGCACGTGAGTCCGCGCATCGGCTTCACCTGGACCTCCAACATTCCCGCGCCGCGTGACACCACGCGCCGCGACGGTCAGCCTGGCGCCGAAGGGCAGCAACAAGGTGGTGGTGGTGGTGGAGGTCGCGGCGGCTTCGGCGGCGGCGGTGGTGGTGGACGTGGCGGTGGCGGTGGCGGTGGTGGCGCGGGCGGCCCTGGCGGCGGCATGTTCGCCGGCCTCTCGAGCTGGGTCGTGCGCGGCGGCATCGGTGAGTTCCGCGGCAAGGCACCCACTGGCCTCTTCACAAGCGCACTCGGCGCCACCGGCCTCTCCGGCGCTGAATCGCAGCTCGTCTGCATTGGCCCCGCTACACCCGTGCCAAGCTGGACGGACTACCTCGCCAATCCCAGCAACATTCCCACCAGCTGCGCCGACGGCACCAATCAGGCACAGAGCATTTTCTCACAGCAGCGTCCCAACGTCACCACCTTCGCACCGGATTTTGGTGCGCCGCGTTCGTGGCGCGCGTCGATGGGCGTGCAGCACCATCTCTTCGGACGCTACACCGGTTCGCTCGACGCCAACTACGCATATGGCATGAACCTGTACGGCGTCTCCGACATGAACCTCAAGGCCACACCGCAGTTCAGCCTCACGGCGGAAGGCGGCCGCCCGGTGTATGTCTCGCCATTCGCCATCATTTCCACCACCGGCGCACTGCAGTCCCTCAACTCACGCAACGCGCCGCAGTACGGCTCGGTCTACAACGTGTTCTCGGGGCTCAAGTCGCGCACCGAACAGCTGGTGGCCAGCATCAACGGCTTCAATACGTGGGGCATGCAGGTGAGTCTCTCGTACACCTGGTCGCGCTCCACCGATCAAAGTTCCTTCTCCGGCGGGTCAGCGGCCGCAGGCTTTACCTCGCCCACCACGGCAGGGAATCCCAACCTGATCGAGTGGAGCACGAGCGATCTGCAGCGTCAGCACACCATCGTCAGCACCGTCACGTGGCCCGTGAGTCCGTCCGTCGAACTCACCGGCGTGCTCCGCTTTTCCTCCGGCCAACCCTACACGCCACGCATCTCCGGCGACATCAACGGCGACGGCTCACGCAACGACCGCGCGTACATCTTTGACCCGCTCCACACCGCCGACACTGCCGTCGCCAACGGCATGGCGCGTCTGCTCACCAATGCGCCGTCACGCATCACGCGTTGCCTCCGTTCACAGCTCGGCGAGATTGCCGATCGCAACAGCTGCACGGCCGGCTGGTTCCCGTCGCTCAGCGGCCAAGTCAACTGGCGTCCCGACGCGCTCGGCCTCAAGCGCAACCTGATGATCTCTATCTCGTTCGTGAATCCGCTCGCTGGGCTCGATCTGCTCACGCACGGCCAAGATCATCTGCAAGGTTGGGGACAGCCCAACCGCATCGACTCGAACTTGCTCTACGTCACGGGCTTCGATCCCATCACGCAGAACTTCAAGTATCAGGTCAACGAACGCTTCGGTGATCAGCGCTCCACCTCGCAGGTCATTCAGCAGCCGTTCCAGGTGTCGCTTACCGCACGCTACACCATCGGGCCTGATCGTCAGCGCGAGATGATGCTCGCGGCGCAGAACGTCGCGCGCGGCGGCCGCGGTGGACGCGGTGGCGATCCCAACGCACCTGGCGGTATGTACGCCGGTATGGTGCGTCGTTATGCGCCGAACATCTTCAAAGAAATTCTCGATCGCGCCGACACGCTCAAGCTCGGACTCACCGACACGCAGAAGTCGCTCCTCAAAGTGCTCTCCGATTCTCTCGCCAAGCAGATCGACACGCTCAGCGCGCATCTCGCCGATCGTGTGACCAAAGCCGGCGCGAATGTCGAACAGCAGGCGATGCTCGCATTCCTGCGCCCAGTGCTCACCGAAGCGCAGGACCTCGGCGCCAAGTCCGTACGCGAGGCGCAGGTCATTCTTACCAAGGAGCAGTGGGCCAAGCTCCCCGAACGTATCCGGAACCCAGCAACGGTCTTCGGCCCGGGCGGTCCGGGCGGCCGAGGCGGCGGTCCTCCGGGCGGACGGCCCTAA
- a CDS encoding glutamine synthetase III — MPSISSRAAAIRAISSRTVDAPDVPVEADESMPTSTYFGINTFGARQMRDKLPKDVHAKLVAAVRLGKSLDTEIAPTVAQVIKEWAVGRGVTHFCHWFQPQTGLTAEKHDAFLNFDENKSAIEQFTGDQLIQSEPDASSFPSGGLRATWEARGYTAWNPASPVFIMESPGAKTLCIPSVFIGYHGEALDEMTPLLRSSELLSQKAMSLLELIGDKGALRVNTTMGAEQEYFLIDRTHFALRPDLVMSGRSLVGAPPPRGQQLEDHYFGGIPERVLACIAEVEFELYKLGVPIVTRHNEVAPCQFEMAPQFEDTDIAVDHNQLVMSILKKVALRHGLQALLHEKPFAGINGSGKHCNWSMAIASDNELDGVNLLKPGKTPHQNIRFLLFLAAALKAVHKHAGLIRAGIATSGNEHRLGANEAPPAIISVFMGDMLTRVIDDIAAGKTGKQGAAQAMIQLGVAKLPEIAKDNTDRNRTSPFAFTGAKFEFRAVGSSQSIAFPVMLLNATAAEAIDELTEALKAELKTTKNRDDAVLKVVSAAFRATKAVRFEGNNYSGEWVIEAKKRGLPNFRRTPEALAQMVTKQSYALFTSLGILTKEELESRYHVRLERYAKDMLIEMHTLCEMADTMVLPACYTYLGSLQTAAAAAKRAGIKIVPQVDAANAAGKLVVALQKKAAALRAAINKAEGMHDALAKQAAFLTETGAEAMDEVRALSDTLEITIGDDQWPLPRYREMLFPV, encoded by the coding sequence ATGCCATCCATTTCTTCTCGTGCCGCTGCCATCCGTGCCATCAGCTCGCGCACGGTTGACGCTCCAGACGTTCCGGTCGAAGCTGATGAATCGATGCCGACGTCCACCTACTTCGGCATCAATACTTTCGGCGCGCGTCAGATGCGCGACAAACTGCCGAAGGACGTGCACGCCAAACTCGTGGCTGCGGTGCGACTCGGCAAATCGCTCGACACCGAAATCGCTCCTACGGTTGCGCAGGTCATCAAGGAGTGGGCTGTCGGCCGCGGCGTGACGCACTTCTGTCACTGGTTCCAGCCGCAGACCGGCCTCACCGCCGAAAAGCACGACGCATTCCTCAACTTCGACGAGAACAAGTCGGCCATCGAACAGTTCACTGGCGATCAGCTCATTCAGAGCGAGCCGGACGCCTCCTCGTTCCCGAGCGGCGGACTGCGCGCGACGTGGGAAGCACGCGGCTACACCGCGTGGAATCCGGCGTCGCCGGTGTTCATCATGGAATCGCCGGGCGCCAAGACGCTTTGCATTCCGTCGGTGTTCATCGGCTACCACGGCGAAGCACTCGACGAAATGACCCCGCTCCTCCGCTCGAGCGAATTGCTCTCGCAGAAAGCCATGTCGCTCCTGGAGCTCATCGGTGATAAGGGCGCGCTCCGCGTGAACACCACGATGGGCGCCGAACAAGAGTACTTCCTCATCGATCGCACGCACTTCGCGCTGCGCCCCGACCTCGTTATGAGCGGACGCTCGCTCGTCGGCGCGCCGCCGCCGCGTGGCCAGCAGCTTGAAGACCACTACTTCGGTGGCATTCCCGAGCGCGTGCTCGCGTGCATTGCCGAAGTGGAATTCGAACTCTACAAGCTCGGCGTGCCGATCGTCACGCGGCACAACGAAGTGGCGCCCTGTCAGTTCGAAATGGCGCCGCAGTTCGAAGACACCGACATCGCGGTCGATCACAATCAGCTCGTCATGTCCATCCTCAAGAAGGTCGCGCTCCGGCACGGCCTCCAGGCGCTGTTGCACGAAAAGCCTTTTGCCGGCATCAATGGCTCGGGCAAGCACTGCAACTGGTCGATGGCCATCGCGTCCGACAACGAACTCGACGGCGTCAACTTGCTCAAGCCCGGCAAGACGCCGCACCAGAACATTCGCTTCCTGCTCTTCTTGGCCGCGGCGCTCAAAGCCGTGCACAAGCACGCGGGACTCATTCGCGCGGGCATTGCCACCAGCGGCAACGAGCATCGCCTCGGCGCCAACGAAGCGCCGCCGGCCATTATCTCGGTATTCATGGGTGACATGCTCACGCGCGTCATCGACGACATCGCCGCCGGCAAGACGGGCAAGCAGGGTGCCGCGCAGGCCATGATTCAGCTCGGCGTCGCCAAGCTGCCGGAAATCGCCAAGGACAACACCGACCGCAATCGTACGTCGCCCTTTGCGTTCACGGGCGCCAAGTTCGAGTTCCGTGCCGTTGGTTCGAGTCAGTCGATTGCGTTCCCAGTAATGCTGCTCAACGCCACCGCTGCCGAAGCGATTGACGAACTCACCGAGGCCCTCAAGGCCGAACTCAAGACTACCAAGAATCGCGACGACGCAGTGCTCAAGGTTGTGAGCGCTGCCTTCCGCGCCACCAAGGCCGTGCGCTTCGAAGGGAACAACTACTCGGGCGAATGGGTGATCGAGGCAAAGAAGCGCGGCCTGCCGAACTTCCGCCGCACACCGGAAGCACTCGCGCAGATGGTCACCAAGCAGTCGTATGCGTTGTTCACCTCGCTGGGCATCCTCACCAAGGAAGAACTCGAATCGCGCTACCACGTTCGCCTCGAGCGCTACGCCAAGGACATGCTCATCGAAATGCACACGCTCTGCGAGATGGCCGACACCATGGTGCTACCGGCCTGCTACACCTATCTCGGATCGCTCCAGACAGCCGCGGCCGCCGCAAAGCGCGCCGGCATCAAGATCGTCCCGCAGGTAGATGCGGCCAACGCCGCCGGCAAGCTCGTTGTTGCGCTCCAGAAGAAAGCAGCCGCACTGCGCGCCGCCATCAATAAGGCCGAGGGAATGCACGACGCATTGGCCAAACAGGCCGCGTTCCTGACCGAGACCGGCGCCGAGGCGATGGACGAGGTGCGTGCGCTGAGCGACACGCTGGAAATCACGATCGGCGACGATCAGTGGCCGTTGCCGCGCTATCGCGAGATGCTGTTCCCCGTGTGA
- a CDS encoding glutamine synthetase family protein gives MSGATKADVLALAASHSVRYLRLMFTDILGVNKNVEIPASQFAKALDGDIMFDGSSIEGFVRIEESDMLLTPDLSTFRIFPGDDERNRVARLICDISTPDGVPFGGDPRAALKRQVARAKAMGYTMNAGMEAEFFLFKLGPDGGPSTATHDVGSYFDLTPVDQGEDARRAIVDVLEQMGFEIEAAHHEVAHGQHEIDFRYADALTTADNLATFRFVVRDVAKKFGMHASFMPKPIFGQNGSGMHTHQSLFRDGKNAFYDAKGAYEMSAVAHYYIGGLLNHARGMCAITNPLVNSYKRLVPGFEAPINVAWSMRNRSPLIRVPARRGTGTRVELRSPDPSANPYLALAVMLAAGLDGVETEASSREPVSENIWEMSHREKRRLKIDDLPHDLDEACDEFEKDDVMQRALGEHIASHFLAAKRQEWREYITQVSPWELENYLAKY, from the coding sequence TTGTCGGGCGCCACCAAAGCTGATGTTCTTGCGCTGGCCGCCTCGCACTCGGTGCGCTATTTGCGGCTCATGTTCACCGATATCCTCGGTGTGAACAAGAACGTCGAGATTCCTGCGTCGCAGTTCGCGAAGGCGCTCGACGGCGACATCATGTTTGACGGCTCGTCCATTGAAGGGTTCGTGCGGATTGAAGAGAGCGACATGCTTCTGACGCCCGACCTCAGCACGTTTCGGATTTTTCCGGGCGACGACGAGCGGAACCGTGTGGCGCGGTTGATTTGCGATATCTCGACACCGGACGGTGTTCCGTTTGGCGGGGATCCGCGCGCGGCGCTCAAGCGCCAGGTCGCGCGGGCCAAGGCCATGGGCTACACGATGAACGCCGGCATGGAAGCCGAGTTCTTTTTGTTCAAGCTCGGCCCCGATGGCGGCCCGTCGACCGCGACGCACGATGTGGGCTCGTATTTCGATCTCACGCCCGTCGACCAAGGAGAAGACGCGCGACGCGCGATTGTGGACGTGCTCGAGCAGATGGGCTTTGAGATTGAGGCGGCGCACCACGAAGTGGCACACGGCCAGCACGAGATCGACTTTCGGTATGCTGACGCGCTGACTACGGCCGACAACTTGGCGACGTTCCGTTTTGTGGTACGCGACGTGGCCAAAAAATTTGGAATGCATGCGTCGTTTATGCCCAAGCCAATTTTTGGACAGAACGGCAGCGGCATGCACACGCACCAGTCGTTGTTCCGCGACGGCAAGAATGCGTTTTACGACGCCAAGGGTGCGTATGAGATGTCGGCGGTGGCGCACTACTACATTGGCGGCCTGCTGAATCATGCGCGCGGGATGTGCGCGATTACAAATCCGTTGGTGAATTCCTACAAGCGGCTCGTGCCGGGGTTTGAGGCGCCGATCAATGTGGCGTGGAGCATGCGCAACCGGTCGCCATTGATTCGGGTGCCCGCGCGGCGTGGCACGGGGACCCGGGTGGAACTGCGATCGCCGGATCCGAGCGCGAATCCGTATCTCGCGCTGGCGGTGATGCTCGCCGCCGGACTCGACGGTGTGGAAACAGAAGCGAGCTCGCGCGAGCCGGTGAGTGAAAATATTTGGGAGATGTCGCATCGCGAGAAGCGTCGGCTGAAGATTGATGATCTGCCGCACGATCTGGACGAAGCGTGTGATGAGTTTGAAAAGGATGATGTGATGCAGCGCGCGCTGGGCGAGCACATTGCCTCGCACTTCCTTGCCGCGAAGCGACAGGAGTGGCGTGAGTATATCACGCAGGTGTCGCCGTGGGAGCTCGAGAATTATCTCGCTAAGTATTAG
- a CDS encoding zinc ribbon domain-containing protein, with amino-acid sequence MTRSDSKTCPRCGKAASGKFCVECGAAVAATTCGECAGTIVAGARFCQHCGASAGDAPAKGGAISRNPLTWAVPGVAVLAVIAYFIGQQLANKNDPSANATPLSEGAAVAPFAGGAGGAGGAGGAGGAGGAGGAGSVDISKMSPEERASRLFDRVMRYGEQGKLDSAKIFAPMAIQSYEMLGNATSHSRYDIGMISVVSGDATRAAAEADTILKENPQHLLGLVLATKAAGLRNDLKARAAFEKRFVAAEPSERAKKVLEYEDHKSDVDAALAAAKGKK; translated from the coding sequence ATGACACGCTCTGACTCCAAGACCTGCCCCCGTTGCGGCAAAGCCGCTTCCGGAAAATTCTGCGTCGAGTGCGGCGCAGCCGTCGCCGCCACCACCTGCGGCGAATGCGCCGGCACCATTGTCGCCGGCGCCCGTTTCTGTCAGCATTGCGGCGCCTCTGCGGGAGACGCCCCCGCCAAGGGCGGCGCCATCTCCCGTAATCCACTCACGTGGGCCGTACCGGGCGTCGCGGTGCTCGCCGTGATCGCCTATTTCATCGGCCAACAACTCGCCAATAAGAACGACCCGTCGGCCAACGCTACCCCACTCTCGGAAGGTGCCGCGGTCGCACCGTTCGCCGGTGGCGCAGGTGGCGCAGGTGGCGCAGGTGGCGCAGGTGGGGCGGGCGGTGCCGGCGGGGCGGGCAGTGTCGACATCTCGAAGATGTCCCCCGAAGAACGCGCCTCGCGTCTCTTCGACCGCGTCATGCGCTATGGCGAACAGGGCAAGCTCGATAGCGCGAAAATCTTCGCCCCCATGGCCATTCAGTCCTACGAAATGCTCGGCAACGCCACCTCCCACTCGCGCTATGACATCGGCATGATCTCCGTTGTCTCGGGCGACGCGACGCGCGCCGCCGCAGAAGCCGACACTATTCTAAAAGAAAATCCGCAGCATCTCCTCGGCCTCGTGCTCGCCACCAAGGCCGCCGGACTGCGAAACGACCTCAAGGCACGCGCCGCCTTCGAAAAACGCTTTGTTGCCGCCGAACCGTCCGAGCGCGCCAAGAAAGTGCTCGAGTATGAAGATCATAAATCCGACGTCGATGCCGCCTTGGCTGCCGCCAAAGGAAAGAAGTAG
- a CDS encoding response regulator codes for MPTPRGMMQSTTAAARITRAFSAASLPVARNILVVDDEENLRNAMSKFLRARGFDVSSAEDGARALDLLQHTAFDGMLCDVRMPEMSGLEVVPRALELSPDLAIVMLTAVNDAPTATEALAQGAMDYLMKPVELPDLAAAIDRALHKRELLIQQRHVERMIREEVAQRTEELEHEKRVLAETSIGIVRTLVNVQEAKDMYLRGHSQRVAALAATVAASLGLSDDDVEDIRLAGQLHDIGEIGVAESLSKKPGPLTDEERQHLREHVRIGVEILQPLPQLDRVLPYVQDHHENWDGSGYPRGIQGEAISLGGRIVHAVDAYDAVTSRRAYREPKTPEEAIDYLSLLSGSKFDPDVFEAMRPVVLRRKSLHFIDEVP; via the coding sequence ATGCCAACTCCCCGGGGCATGATGCAATCGACCACTGCTGCTGCTCGAATCACGCGCGCCTTTAGCGCCGCCTCTCTTCCTGTGGCGCGCAATATTCTCGTCGTGGACGACGAAGAAAATCTGCGCAACGCGATGAGCAAATTTCTCCGCGCGCGCGGTTTCGATGTGTCGAGCGCCGAGGATGGAGCCCGAGCGCTCGACCTCCTGCAACACACGGCATTTGACGGCATGCTCTGCGACGTGCGCATGCCCGAGATGTCGGGCCTTGAGGTCGTGCCGCGGGCCCTCGAGCTCTCCCCCGACCTCGCGATCGTCATGCTGACGGCCGTCAACGACGCCCCCACCGCCACCGAAGCGCTGGCGCAGGGCGCGATGGACTACCTGATGAAGCCCGTCGAGTTGCCCGACCTTGCCGCGGCCATCGATCGCGCGCTCCACAAGCGCGAGCTCCTGATTCAGCAGCGCCACGTGGAGCGCATGATTCGCGAAGAAGTCGCACAGCGCACCGAGGAGCTCGAGCACGAAAAGCGTGTCCTCGCCGAAACATCCATTGGCATCGTCCGCACGCTCGTGAATGTGCAGGAAGCCAAGGACATGTATCTGCGGGGCCACTCCCAGCGCGTGGCCGCGCTCGCCGCCACGGTCGCGGCCTCGCTGGGGCTCTCGGACGACGACGTGGAGGACATCCGGCTCGCCGGCCAACTGCACGACATCGGCGAAATCGGGGTCGCGGAGTCGCTCAGCAAAAAGCCGGGCCCGCTCACCGACGAGGAGCGACAGCACCTCCGCGAACACGTCCGCATTGGCGTCGAAATCCTCCAACCCCTCCCCCAGCTCGACCGCGTGCTCCCGTACGTCCAGGATCACCACGAGAATTGGGACGGATCGGGCTACCCGAGGGGCATCCAAGGGGAGGCCATTTCGCTCGGAGGCCGGATTGTGCATGCGGTGGACGCTTACGATGCGGTCACCTCGCGACGGGCCTATCGCGAACCAAAGACGCCCGAAGAGGCCATCGACTACCTGTCGCTCCTGAGCGGCAGCAAGTTCGACCCCGACGTGTTCGAGGCCATGCGTCCGGTGGTTCTGCGGCGTAAGTCGTTACACTTCATCGACGAAGTCCCCTGA